A section of the Aquipuribacter hungaricus genome encodes:
- the rplQ gene encoding 50S ribosomal protein L17: MPTPTKGPRLGGGPAHERIMLANLATSLFEHRRITTTEAKARRVRPLAERMVTFAKRGDLHARRRVMTVIKDKSVVHFLFTEIAPLVAERPGGYTRITKIAARKGDNAPMAVIELVLEPFSPKVATVKEAEAATRRSAGSSAQSAPAAEAEAAKDDTVEAAAEGDVEGAVDGAAGAEEAAEDAREESVPDVAEAQADAEVATEIAEDVIDEPDTSVPDEKA; encoded by the coding sequence ATGCCCACGCCCACCAAGGGACCCCGTCTCGGCGGGGGACCGGCGCACGAGCGGATCATGCTCGCCAACCTCGCGACGTCGCTCTTCGAGCACCGGCGCATCACCACCACCGAGGCCAAGGCGCGCCGCGTCCGCCCGCTCGCCGAGCGCATGGTGACGTTCGCCAAGCGCGGTGACCTGCACGCCCGCCGCCGGGTGATGACGGTCATCAAGGACAAGAGCGTGGTGCACTTCCTGTTCACCGAGATCGCCCCGCTCGTCGCGGAGCGTCCGGGCGGCTACACGCGCATCACCAAGATCGCCGCGCGCAAGGGCGACAACGCGCCGATGGCCGTCATCGAGCTGGTCCTGGAGCCCTTCAGCCCCAAGGTCGCCACGGTGAAGGAGGCGGAGGCCGCCACGCGTCGCTCCGCCGGCTCGTCCGCGCAGTCCGCCCCGGCCGCCGAGGCTGAGGCGGCCAAGGACGACACGGTCGAGGCAGCAGCCGAGGGTGACGTCGAGGGCGCCGTCGACGGTGCCGCCGGGGCCGAGGAGGCCGCGGAGGACGCCCGCGAGGAGTCCGTGCCCGACGTCGCCGAGGCCCAGGCCGACGCGGAGGTCGCGACCGAGATCGCCGAGGACGTCATCGACGAGCCCGACACGTCGGTCCCGGACGAGAAGGCCTGA